From a region of the bacterium genome:
- a CDS encoding glycosyltransferase family 4 protein gives MRICMLSWEYPPRIVGGIARHVEEISEALASQGHEIHVITADHPNTAEYEHRKGVHIHRVKNQPSQDQTTDFTTWIMHLNIGMLQQAIRLHQHQPFDMVHAHDWLVGQAAITMKQSLGVPMTATIHATEAGRNHGIHNKIQSYINQQEWLLTYEAFRVIVCSDYMRREVQHNFALPADKVDIIPNGIDYSKFAFDFPNGLEFRRRFAMDHEKIVLFVGRMVPEKGAQVLVEAAPKILAQYRDAKFVIVGKGGFLPEIKARAAALGIKNKILFTGYVDDAALLRLYRVADVDVVPSLYEPFGIVALEGMGAKLPTVVAETGGLAEIVDHTRTGITTYPGDAKSLAWGVLEVLKNPEYAHYLGQNAFHKVEHVYNWQNIARATTGVYERVLHQAGRALPVA, from the coding sequence ATGCGCATTTGCATGCTGAGCTGGGAATACCCCCCCCGGATCGTGGGCGGCATCGCCCGTCACGTCGAGGAGATCTCCGAGGCCCTGGCCTCGCAGGGTCACGAGATCCACGTGATCACGGCCGATCACCCCAACACCGCCGAGTACGAGCACCGCAAGGGCGTTCACATCCACCGGGTCAAGAACCAGCCCTCGCAGGACCAGACCACCGACTTCACTACCTGGATCATGCACCTGAACATCGGGATGCTGCAGCAGGCCATCCGCCTGCACCAGCACCAGCCCTTCGACATGGTGCACGCCCATGACTGGCTGGTCGGTCAGGCCGCCATCACCATGAAGCAGTCCCTCGGGGTGCCCATGACGGCGACCATCCACGCCACCGAGGCGGGCCGCAACCACGGCATCCACAACAAGATCCAGTCCTACATCAACCAGCAGGAGTGGCTGCTCACCTACGAAGCCTTCCGGGTCATCGTCTGCTCGGACTACATGCGCCGCGAGGTCCAGCACAACTTCGCCCTGCCCGCCGACAAGGTTGACATCATCCCCAACGGGATCGACTATTCCAAGTTCGCCTTCGACTTCCCGAACGGCCTGGAGTTCCGTCGCCGCTTCGCCATGGACCACGAGAAGATCGTCCTCTTCGTCGGCCGCATGGTGCCCGAGAAGGGTGCCCAGGTCCTGGTCGAGGCTGCGCCCAAGATCCTTGCCCAGTACCGCGACGCCAAGTTCGTGATCGTCGGCAAGGGTGGCTTCCTGCCCGAGATCAAGGCCCGCGCGGCCGCGCTCGGCATCAAGAACAAGATCCTCTTCACCGGCTACGTGGATGACGCGGCGCTGCTGCGCCTGTACCGGGTCGCCGACGTGGACGTGGTCCCCTCGCTGTACGAGCCCTTCGGCATCGTCGCCCTCGAGGGCATGGGCGCCAAGCTCCCCACGGTCGTCGCCGAGACCGGCGGCCTGGCCGAGATCGTCGACCACACCCGCACTGGCATCACCACCTATCCCGGGGATGCCAAGTCCCTCGCCTGGGGTGTCCTCGAGGTCCTCAAGAACCCCGAGTACGCTCATTACCTGGGCCAGAACGCCTTCCACAAGGTCGAGCACGTCTACAACTGGCAGAACATCGCTCGCGCCACCACCGGCGTCTACGAGCGGGTCCTGCACCAGGCGGGTCGCGCCCTGCCTGTCGCCTAG
- a CDS encoding four-carbon acid sugar kinase family protein has translation MGQAGRDRERVRAQGEPDRHRGPPGVQPLDRSAGSEARDAHHRGEQPAPAGQPPGKRPSPRWLRRRWRRSGAAVLNLAARRIGVVADDLTGASDTGLQFHQAGLRTRVLPSFAPDGRELAAGAEVGVLSVNAATRHLEANEAASRTREAVYALLGAGCGSFYKKLDSTLRGNVGVETAAMRRAVGAQLAVVVPAFPEAGRLTVGGYQLVDGVPVELSSYARDPLAPVTASYLPALLAASGERTGLIGLSSVLRGWEAIAFDLLRLQAEGVRLVAVDATRREDLDAIAQAIHRLPFMILPAGSAGLAAALCRVSGKAPLLGAQPSPQGPALVGRTPPVLVVCGSANPTSLAQIQALGPQTRRVPVDVRQLVLKGDEELEGLARQVLQGLFAGLDVVLATVESDEQLGRDQGFGVDVGMTPFQLGHHLSGLLGRLVSRVVAQGAVTNLVLVGGETAAHVCAALEGEQLEIVGEVLPAVPCSQLVGSGLRVVTKSGGFGASDALEAIVTHLHRTAPVRRDALYC, from the coding sequence GTGGGGCAAGCAGGCCGAGATCGCGAACGAGTACGTGCGCAAGGGGAGCCTGATCGGCATCGAGGGCCGCCTGGAGTTCAGCCGCTGGACCGATCAGCAGGGTCAGAAGCACGAGATGCCCATCATCGCGGCGAGCAACCTGCGCCTGCTGGGCAGCCGCCAGGAAAGCGGCCGAGCCCCCGGTGGCTTCGGCGGCGGTGGCGCCGAAGCGGAGCTGCCGTTCTGAACCTCGCCGCCCGGCGCATCGGGGTCGTCGCCGACGACCTGACCGGTGCAAGCGACACGGGGTTGCAGTTCCACCAGGCGGGGCTGCGCACCCGGGTGCTGCCTTCGTTCGCCCCGGACGGGCGCGAGTTGGCGGCTGGCGCCGAGGTCGGGGTCCTGAGCGTCAACGCCGCGACCCGTCACCTGGAGGCCAACGAGGCGGCCAGTCGCACCCGCGAAGCGGTCTACGCCCTGTTGGGGGCGGGCTGCGGCTCTTTCTACAAGAAGCTGGATTCGACCCTGCGCGGGAACGTGGGGGTCGAGACGGCCGCCATGCGCCGCGCCGTCGGCGCTCAGCTCGCGGTCGTGGTCCCCGCCTTCCCCGAGGCCGGTCGCCTCACGGTGGGCGGCTACCAGCTGGTGGACGGGGTGCCGGTGGAGCTTTCGAGCTATGCCCGCGACCCGCTCGCCCCGGTCACGGCGTCGTACCTGCCGGCTCTCTTGGCGGCTTCGGGCGAGAGGACGGGGCTTATCGGTCTCTCGTCGGTCCTGCGCGGGTGGGAAGCGATCGCCTTCGACCTGTTGCGCCTGCAGGCCGAGGGGGTGCGGCTGGTGGCGGTGGACGCCACGCGCCGCGAGGATTTGGACGCGATCGCCCAGGCCATCCATCGCCTGCCCTTCATGATCCTGCCGGCGGGCTCGGCGGGCCTCGCCGCCGCCCTGTGCCGGGTCAGCGGCAAGGCGCCCCTTTTGGGCGCGCAGCCTTCGCCCCAGGGGCCGGCGCTCGTCGGCAGGACTCCGCCCGTGCTGGTGGTCTGCGGTAGCGCCAACCCGACGAGCCTCGCCCAGATCCAGGCCCTCGGCCCGCAGACCCGCCGGGTGCCGGTGGACGTGCGGCAACTGGTCCTGAAGGGCGATGAGGAGCTCGAAGGCCTCGCGCGCCAGGTCCTGCAAGGCCTCTTCGCGGGCCTCGACGTGGTGCTTGCGACCGTCGAGAGCGACGAGCAGCTCGGGCGGGATCAGGGCTTCGGGGTGGACGTCGGCATGACCCCCTTCCAGCTGGGCCATCACCTCTCGGGGCTACTGGGCCGCCTGGTGAGCCGGGTCGTCGCCCAGGGTGCGGTGACCAACCTGGTGCTGGTGGGCGGGGAGACCGCGGCTCACGTCTGCGCGGCCCTCGAAGGCGAGCAGCTCGAAATCGTGGGGGAGGTCCTGCCGGCCGTCCCTTGCAGCCAGCTGGTGGGCTCGGGCCTGCGCGTCGTCACCAAGTCCGGCGGCTTCGGTGCGTCGGATGCGCTCGAGGCCATCGTCACGCACCTGCATCGGACCGCGCCGGTGCGGCGAGATGCCCTATACTGTTAG
- a CDS encoding carboxypeptidase regulatory-like domain-containing protein — MRQLKFLGPMALVALVGCGLWGSYDPIRYTSPAPPSAEIRWIKSSVSDLAADVEVRDVRANTKPDVVEKVTVVLSSGTDKAGKSLTLVETGPNTGVFRGTVALMRPFDPQTGAALPIGGERLAIFAEGAPAGDPLEAAYSGPAGLVKANAVYMEPNSTVIGHLVWPDGRACPGADVVLEGDNSFRMATRSRADGNYAFYGVPMGTYQMTATKDGATVQRIKIVNAPRDGG; from the coding sequence ATGCGGCAGCTGAAATTCCTCGGCCCCATGGCGCTCGTCGCCCTTGTGGGCTGCGGGCTGTGGGGCTCCTACGACCCCATCCGCTACACGTCGCCCGCGCCACCCTCGGCCGAAATCCGCTGGATCAAGAGCAGCGTCTCGGATCTGGCGGCGGACGTGGAGGTCCGGGACGTCCGTGCCAACACCAAGCCGGACGTGGTCGAGAAGGTCACGGTCGTCCTCTCGTCCGGGACCGATAAGGCGGGCAAGTCCCTGACGCTCGTCGAGACGGGTCCGAACACCGGCGTGTTCCGGGGGACCGTCGCGCTGATGCGTCCGTTCGATCCCCAGACCGGGGCGGCCCTGCCGATCGGCGGCGAGCGCCTCGCCATCTTCGCCGAGGGGGCACCTGCCGGGGATCCGCTCGAGGCGGCCTACTCGGGGCCGGCCGGCCTGGTCAAGGCCAATGCGGTCTACATGGAGCCGAACTCCACGGTGATCGGCCACTTGGTCTGGCCGGACGGTCGGGCCTGCCCGGGGGCGGACGTTGTCCTGGAGGGCGACAACTCCTTTAGGATGGCGACCCGCTCGCGCGCGGACGGCAACTACGCCTTCTACGGGGTGCCGATGGGCACCTACCAGATGACGGCCACCAAGGACGGTGCGACCGTGCAGCGCATCAAGATCGTCAACGCTCCCCGCGACGGGGGTTAA
- a CDS encoding CBS domain-containing protein: MDAILTHTHADFDALGAAIGARRLYPGAVIALPPALDANVARFVGLYRDALGLTRLADLDPAAVSRVILVDTQDPQRAGNVKGLVSRSDLVWEVYDHHPPSDRCPPARVKEVRSVGSASTIFATKLKAADVRLTPPEATGMLLGVFEDTGRLSFSSTTPEDAEAVAYLLTQGARLDQIADYLDPPLDPVQQELLTAILDHMETVDFEGGTALLAGLDFRSPLPECSLLLERLMALYRPTLAVLAIRAGDFTQLVGRSRSSETDLKRLLAPWNAKGHPCAVSAHDATGPDPKAIVAEVRARLEGGERLSLSARDVMSSPVRGLAFHQTAREALEEMRRWGHTAMPVLHNGRVQGMISRRDLDRAIHHGFGERSIKGLVARRIETVQPDTPIAELRERMIAFDIGRLPVVDGDQLIGIVTRSDLIRELDREPGRLGPRPGLDLAERIARLWPAHWQTVLETVGKVAGDRPAYLIGGSVRDLVLERPSFDIDVMIEGSALDVARDLAHQIEGVRVKPHEAFGTAHVVFPGGERLDLAMARIEHYPHPGALPVVSPATLKQDLSRRDFTVNALAMRINPGHFGEVSDYFGGLLDLETRTIRVLHPISFIEDPVRLFRAARFEQKLGFVMDPVTESYGHYAMASGRFDGMANERLKLELRLGLCLSRVAPLCARLSELGAWRMLSATLALTPETSRRMRRFDRLMRSLRPADQAAPERWLTPLALLVDPLEAPERSRALDALNLRKDERAILEAAHRGTSMLSEQSKEWEARSDAELARLLEGMPDEALWAMAASTASSTLRRRLWRYATVLRHLRLQRVDGDWLKARGLPPGPRYKEILGALLDARRSGELETPEAEEAFAHRLITDRSQPVL; the protein is encoded by the coding sequence GTGGACGCGATCCTCACCCACACCCACGCAGACTTCGACGCGCTCGGCGCCGCGATTGGCGCTCGCCGCCTCTACCCGGGCGCCGTGATCGCCCTGCCCCCCGCCCTCGACGCGAACGTCGCCCGCTTCGTCGGCCTCTACCGCGACGCCCTGGGCCTGACGCGGCTGGCGGATCTCGATCCCGCCGCCGTCTCGCGGGTCATCCTGGTGGACACCCAGGACCCCCAGCGTGCGGGCAACGTCAAGGGCCTGGTCTCACGCTCCGACCTGGTCTGGGAAGTCTACGACCACCACCCCCCGAGCGATCGCTGCCCCCCGGCCCGGGTCAAAGAGGTCCGCTCCGTCGGCTCCGCCAGCACGATCTTCGCCACCAAGCTCAAGGCGGCGGACGTTCGCCTCACTCCGCCCGAGGCGACCGGCATGCTGCTTGGGGTCTTCGAGGACACCGGCCGGCTGAGCTTCTCGAGCACCACCCCCGAGGACGCCGAGGCCGTCGCCTACCTCCTGACCCAGGGCGCGCGGCTCGATCAGATCGCCGATTACCTGGATCCTCCCCTCGATCCGGTCCAGCAGGAGCTCCTCACCGCCATCCTGGATCACATGGAGACGGTCGACTTCGAAGGCGGGACCGCCCTGCTCGCGGGGCTCGACTTCCGCTCGCCCCTGCCCGAGTGCTCGCTCTTGCTGGAGCGCCTGATGGCCCTCTACCGGCCGACGCTCGCGGTGCTCGCCATCCGTGCCGGCGACTTCACCCAGCTGGTGGGCCGCTCCCGATCGAGCGAGACCGACCTCAAGCGCCTTCTTGCCCCATGGAACGCCAAGGGCCACCCCTGCGCGGTCAGCGCCCACGACGCCACGGGTCCCGACCCGAAGGCCATCGTCGCCGAGGTGCGGGCCCGACTCGAAGGCGGCGAGCGCCTTTCGCTCTCCGCCCGCGACGTCATGAGCAGCCCGGTGCGCGGGCTCGCCTTCCACCAGACCGCCCGCGAGGCCCTCGAAGAGATGCGGCGCTGGGGCCACACGGCCATGCCCGTGCTGCACAACGGCCGGGTCCAGGGCATGATCTCGCGGCGCGACCTGGACCGCGCCATCCACCACGGCTTCGGCGAGCGCAGCATCAAGGGGCTCGTGGCCCGGCGCATCGAGACCGTCCAGCCCGACACCCCGATCGCCGAATTGCGCGAGCGGATGATCGCGTTCGACATCGGGCGCCTGCCGGTCGTGGACGGCGACCAGCTCATCGGCATCGTGACCCGCTCGGACCTGATCCGCGAGCTGGACCGCGAGCCCGGCCGCTTAGGCCCTCGCCCGGGACTCGATCTGGCCGAGCGCATCGCGCGCCTGTGGCCCGCGCACTGGCAAACGGTCCTCGAGACCGTGGGCAAGGTGGCGGGCGATCGCCCCGCCTACCTCATCGGCGGCTCGGTGCGGGACCTGGTGCTCGAACGCCCCAGCTTCGACATCGACGTGATGATCGAGGGCAGCGCCCTCGACGTGGCCCGGGACCTCGCGCACCAGATCGAAGGGGTCCGGGTCAAGCCGCACGAGGCCTTCGGGACCGCGCACGTCGTCTTCCCCGGCGGCGAGCGGCTCGACCTCGCCATGGCGCGGATCGAGCACTACCCGCACCCCGGGGCGCTCCCGGTCGTCTCGCCGGCCACCCTCAAGCAGGACCTCTCGCGCCGCGATTTCACGGTCAACGCCCTGGCCATGCGCATCAACCCGGGCCACTTCGGCGAGGTGAGCGACTACTTCGGCGGGCTCCTGGACCTCGAGACCCGCACCATCCGCGTGCTCCACCCCATCAGCTTCATCGAGGACCCCGTCCGCCTTTTCCGGGCGGCCCGCTTCGAGCAGAAACTCGGCTTCGTCATGGACCCCGTCACCGAGTCCTACGGCCACTACGCCATGGCCTCGGGGCGCTTCGACGGCATGGCCAATGAGCGCCTCAAGCTGGAGCTGCGCCTCGGCCTCTGCCTTTCGCGCGTCGCGCCGCTCTGCGCGCGCCTCTCGGAGCTCGGCGCGTGGCGGATGCTCTCGGCGACCCTCGCGCTCACCCCCGAGACCTCGCGCCGCATGCGGCGTTTCGACCGACTCATGCGCAGCCTGAGGCCTGCGGACCAGGCTGCGCCCGAACGGTGGCTCACCCCTCTAGCCCTCTTGGTCGATCCCCTCGAAGCGCCCGAGCGCAGCCGCGCCCTCGACGCCCTCAATCTTCGCAAGGACGAGCGCGCCATCTTGGAGGCCGCCCACCGCGGAACCTCCATGCTCTCCGAGCAGTCCAAGGAGTGGGAGGCGCGCTCCGACGCGGAGCTTGCGCGTCTGCTCGAAGGGATGCCCGACGAGGCCCTCTGGGCCATGGCCGCGTCCACGGCCAGTAGCACCCTGAGACGGCGCCTCTGGCGGTACGCGACCGTGCTGCGCCACCTGCGCCTCCAGCGGGTGGACGGCGACTGGCTCAAGGCGCGGGGGCTCCCCCCCGGGCCGCGCTACAAGGAGATTCTCGGCGCGCTCTTGGACGCACGCCGCTCGGGAGAGCTCGAGACCCCGGAGGCCGAAGAGGCCTTCGCCCACCGCCTCATCACCGACCGGAGCCAACCGGTCCTGTAA
- a CDS encoding site-2 protease family protein produces the protein MFGLLTGSADGHDLINRALIWLPLAVVSLSLHEFGHAATAYAFGDQTPKSDGRITLNPFAHLDFFGTLMMLLGPIGWAKPVRIDPSAMRGGRFAELVVSFAGPAMNLLLALLAAAGLKYLSFTGEYAGANDVLQVLFFLNIGLAVFNLLPIPPLDGGHIWPAILPRSLHPAYYHFLPYGMILLIVLVMWPGANSGLSQLVYTVARFIFGLLP, from the coding sequence ATGTTCGGGCTACTAACGGGCAGCGCCGACGGTCATGACCTGATCAACCGTGCCCTCATCTGGCTGCCGCTCGCAGTCGTCTCGCTCTCGCTGCACGAGTTCGGGCACGCGGCGACCGCCTACGCCTTCGGCGACCAAACCCCCAAGTCGGACGGCCGCATCACCCTCAACCCCTTCGCACACCTGGACTTCTTCGGGACCCTCATGATGCTGCTGGGGCCGATCGGCTGGGCCAAGCCCGTGCGGATCGACCCTTCGGCCATGCGTGGCGGCCGCTTCGCCGAGCTGGTCGTCTCGTTCGCGGGCCCGGCCATGAACCTGCTGCTCGCGCTCCTCGCCGCCGCCGGTCTCAAGTACCTGAGCTTTACCGGGGAATACGCGGGAGCCAACGACGTCCTGCAGGTCCTGTTCTTCCTGAACATCGGGCTTGCCGTCTTCAACCTGCTGCCGATCCCGCCCCTCGACGGGGGGCACATCTGGCCCGCCATCCTGCCGCGCTCCCTGCACCCGGCCTACTACCACTTCCTGCCCTACGGCATGATCCTGCTCATCGTGCTGGTCATGTGGCCCGGCGCCAACTCCGGCCTCTCGCAGCTCGTCTACACGGTGGCGCGCTTCATCTTCGGGCTGCTGCCTTGA
- a CDS encoding HD domain-containing protein — translation MSTRALTRVRQVWDLLTKRTSPEDEVWALSVLQGPEVTLYRGMQRYDRYHCTSVARRFAELEPPAWALKGALLHDCGKPWGYGLFWRVFVVLFPDPDIPSAPRARLPWRWAQQLYRWHGLYGAERARAAGLNEDACTIIRDHHARGAVQGDAPWLAEFQRIDDD, via the coding sequence TTGAGCACCCGGGCCCTCACCCGCGTTCGGCAGGTCTGGGACCTGCTGACCAAGCGAACCTCACCCGAGGACGAGGTGTGGGCCCTCTCCGTGCTCCAGGGGCCCGAAGTCACTCTCTACCGTGGCATGCAGCGCTACGATCGCTACCACTGCACCAGCGTCGCGCGCCGCTTCGCCGAACTCGAACCGCCGGCGTGGGCCCTCAAGGGGGCGCTACTGCACGACTGCGGCAAGCCCTGGGGCTACGGCCTGTTCTGGCGCGTCTTCGTCGTGCTCTTCCCCGATCCTGACATCCCATCGGCTCCTCGGGCACGCCTGCCATGGCGCTGGGCGCAGCAGCTCTACCGCTGGCACGGCCTCTACGGCGCCGAGCGCGCCCGCGCGGCCGGGCTCAACGAGGATGCCTGCACCATCATCCGCGACCACCACGCCCGCGGGGCCGTTCAGGGCGACGCCCCCTGGCTCGCGGAGTTCCAGCGCATCGACGACGACTGA
- a CDS encoding DUF167 domain-containing protein — translation MASPARSISAGIRLAVRLQPRASRNEVCGLFGEGGEARLKLRLTAPPVDNAANGACQAFLAELFGVAKGAVRLVSGDKSKDKLWEITGDAERLLARADELSR, via the coding sequence ATGGCGTCGCCAGCCAGGTCCATATCAGCGGGGATTCGCCTCGCGGTGCGCCTCCAGCCGAGAGCGAGCCGCAACGAGGTCTGCGGCCTCTTCGGGGAAGGCGGCGAGGCGCGCCTCAAGCTGCGCTTGACGGCACCGCCCGTGGACAACGCCGCCAACGGCGCCTGCCAGGCCTTCCTCGCCGAGCTGTTCGGGGTGGCCAAGGGAGCGGTGCGCCTCGTATCGGGCGACAAGTCCAAGGACAAGCTCTGGGAGATCACCGGAGACGCCGAGCGTCTTTTGGCGCGCGCGGACGAGCTTTCGCGCTAA
- a CDS encoding carboxypeptidase regulatory-like domain-containing protein — protein MKRITFASALLSLLVAVSVTGCGRTPLTRDTAGAAKLTVLVQDDQGPVPGANVEVTNADGQAAGTGVQADEEGQAVFEGLPAGDGYTVVAEYDGATGRASNVSVGNGRSEAVTITLQTHAGPGGIIAGTVKVAGTERALPGAKVEVVGAGVSAVADSTGHYKLENVPAGQQRIKSSYAGFHDGVRDLTVKAGTSNSLVIEMAPQSAGNRAQHTVITGTATVLEVDQWRNPVANAKTSEAWSAVVHPTSGNLLIADARKDAVVETTEKGTTLKTYNATSWMTLGLGGLKAPRGANYTPSGTILVADTGKNRIVEMDATEKKVWEMKTRLNAPRWAERQRTGTTLIVDTGNNRLVEVDRSGNPVWGLGDGSGNIVNRPTHATRLANGNTLVTDSGNNRVMEVNPQGQLVWMIGGSRPVADGKNLSNPNSAIRLPGGTTLIADTGNNRVIEVDSKNTVVWQMPVSAPLFAVRI, from the coding sequence ATGAAGCGAATCACTTTCGCCAGCGCGCTTCTTTCCCTGCTGGTCGCGGTCTCGGTCACCGGCTGCGGGCGCACCCCCCTCACCCGCGACACCGCCGGCGCCGCCAAGCTCACCGTCCTCGTCCAGGACGACCAGGGTCCCGTCCCCGGCGCCAACGTCGAAGTCACCAACGCGGACGGCCAGGCGGCCGGCACCGGCGTCCAGGCCGACGAAGAAGGCCAGGCGGTGTTCGAAGGCCTGCCCGCCGGCGACGGCTACACCGTGGTCGCCGAGTACGACGGCGCCACCGGCCGCGCGAGCAACGTCAGCGTCGGCAACGGCCGCTCGGAGGCCGTCACCATCACCCTTCAGACCCACGCGGGCCCCGGCGGCATCATCGCCGGCACCGTCAAGGTCGCCGGCACCGAGCGCGCCCTGCCCGGCGCCAAGGTCGAAGTCGTGGGCGCCGGCGTCTCGGCCGTCGCCGACAGCACCGGTCACTACAAGCTCGAGAACGTCCCCGCCGGTCAGCAGCGCATCAAGTCGAGCTACGCGGGCTTCCACGACGGCGTTCGCGACCTGACGGTCAAGGCCGGCACCTCGAACTCGCTCGTGATCGAGATGGCGCCCCAGTCGGCCGGCAACCGCGCCCAGCACACCGTCATCACCGGCACCGCGACGGTCCTCGAAGTCGACCAGTGGCGCAACCCGGTCGCCAACGCCAAGACCAGCGAGGCCTGGAGCGCCGTGGTCCACCCCACCTCGGGCAACCTGCTCATCGCCGACGCCCGCAAGGACGCCGTCGTCGAGACCACCGAGAAGGGCACCACCCTCAAGACCTACAACGCCACCTCGTGGATGACCCTCGGCCTGGGCGGCCTCAAGGCCCCCCGCGGCGCCAACTACACCCCCTCGGGCACCATCCTGGTCGCCGATACCGGCAAGAACCGCATCGTCGAGATGGATGCCACCGAGAAGAAGGTGTGGGAGATGAAGACCCGCCTCAACGCCCCCCGCTGGGCGGAGCGGCAGCGCACCGGCACCACCCTGATCGTCGACACCGGCAACAACCGCCTGGTCGAGGTCGATCGCAGCGGCAACCCGGTGTGGGGTCTGGGCGACGGCTCGGGGAACATCGTCAACCGTCCGACCCACGCCACCCGCCTCGCGAACGGCAACACCCTCGTCACCGATTCCGGCAACAACCGCGTGATGGAGGTCAATCCCCAGGGCCAGCTCGTGTGGATGATCGGCGGCAGCCGCCCGGTGGCTGACGGCAAGAACCTCAGCAACCCCAACAGCGCCATCCGCCTCCCCGGCGGCACCACCCTCATCGCCGATACCGGCAACAACCGGGTTATCGAGGTCGATTCGAAGAACACCGTCGTGTGGCAGATGCCGGTCTCGGCCCCCCTGTTCGCCGTCCGGATCTAA